A single genomic interval of Phycisphaeraceae bacterium harbors:
- a CDS encoding response regulator transcription factor has translation MSQTRVLVVEDDAAIRRGLVDALEFQGYQTIEAGDGEAAVAQALESAPDLVILDCMLPKQSGFDALKAIRASRPTLPVIMVTALGAENERVTGLSLGADDYIVKPFSLRELLARVEAVLRRSPGRPLDVTQLSDGAVTVDLARRVVEAVSNGQGAPVSSPASERAASESSISERDVGILRHLAAHRTRVVERDELLQVVWGLDPRNLETRTVDMQIARLRERIASAGARSEWIATARGKGYRLGSEITVR, from the coding sequence ATGAGCCAGACTCGAGTTCTTGTGGTCGAAGATGACGCCGCGATCCGACGCGGACTTGTGGATGCTCTGGAGTTCCAGGGCTACCAGACGATTGAAGCGGGGGATGGAGAAGCCGCCGTGGCGCAGGCCCTCGAGTCGGCGCCGGACCTCGTGATTCTTGACTGCATGCTTCCCAAGCAATCGGGTTTCGACGCGCTCAAGGCGATCCGCGCTTCGCGCCCGACGCTTCCTGTGATCATGGTGACCGCGCTCGGCGCAGAGAATGAACGGGTCACCGGACTCTCACTCGGGGCGGACGATTACATCGTGAAGCCGTTCTCACTCCGGGAGCTGCTCGCGCGCGTCGAGGCGGTGCTGCGGCGTTCTCCCGGCCGACCTTTGGATGTCACGCAACTCAGTGACGGTGCCGTGACAGTGGACCTCGCCCGGCGGGTCGTGGAGGCAGTGTCCAATGGTCAGGGTGCGCCCGTGTCGTCGCCAGCTTCCGAGCGAGCCGCGAGCGAGAGCTCAATTTCCGAGCGGGATGTGGGCATTCTGCGCCACTTGGCCGCCCATCGGACGCGCGTGGTGGAACGGGATGAACTCCTCCAGGTCGTCTGGGGTCTCGACCCCCGCAATCTCGAAACGCGGACCGTCGACATGCAGATTGCGAGGCTCCGGGAACGCATCGCCTCGGCGGGCGCTCGCAGCGAGTGGATCGCCACCGCGCGCGGGAAGGGCTATCGTCTGGGGAGTGAGATCACCGTGCGATAG
- a CDS encoding catalase → MTERSNPSPRPNGAVEPKCPVLTTANGAPIGVQQALTAGPRGPLLMQDVALLEQMQHFNRERIPERVVHAKGSGAYGTFTVTKDISKYTRASIFSRVGKTTELFLRFSTVAGERGAADAERDVRGFAVKFYTDEGNWDLVGNNTPVFFVRDPYKFQNFIHTQKRHPQTNLRDMDMQWDFWSLCPEALHQVTILFSDRGIPATYRHLHGFGSHTYSLINAAGERVWCKFHFKSKQGIRNLTDQESAELIGRDRESHQRDLFEAIEGGDFPKWRVCIQVMTQAQADGFHWNPFDLTKVWPQKEFPLIEVGEMELNRNPKNYFAEVEQAAFKPSALVPGIGPSPDKMLQARLMSYADTHLHRLGVNHHQIPVNAPRCPVMNYIRDGAQANAANYGSAPNYWPNSHASAPKPEPTFADPAWKLGETIVDRFDSTFDHDDYTQPGNLYRMFDSAHRDRLAARIAGALGQARMEVQLRQLCHFFRADEDYGKRVAAALGVDLSALGSVPEAAHA, encoded by the coding sequence ATGACCGAGCGATCGAACCCCTCCCCGCGCCCGAACGGCGCTGTCGAGCCGAAGTGCCCCGTCCTCACGACTGCCAATGGCGCGCCCATCGGCGTGCAGCAGGCGCTGACCGCCGGCCCGCGCGGACCGCTGCTCATGCAGGATGTGGCGCTGCTCGAGCAGATGCAGCACTTCAATCGCGAGCGGATTCCCGAGCGCGTCGTCCACGCCAAGGGGTCTGGCGCCTACGGCACCTTCACCGTCACGAAGGACATCTCGAAATACACCCGGGCGTCGATCTTCAGCCGAGTCGGCAAGACGACGGAGCTCTTTCTCCGCTTCTCGACGGTGGCGGGCGAGCGCGGAGCCGCCGACGCCGAGCGCGATGTCCGCGGCTTTGCCGTGAAGTTCTACACCGACGAGGGCAACTGGGATCTCGTCGGCAACAACACGCCCGTCTTCTTTGTGCGTGACCCCTACAAGTTCCAGAACTTCATTCACACGCAGAAGCGTCACCCGCAGACGAATCTGCGCGACATGGATATGCAGTGGGACTTCTGGTCGCTCTGTCCCGAGGCGCTCCACCAGGTGACAATTCTCTTCAGTGATCGCGGCATTCCCGCGACCTACCGCCATCTTCACGGCTTCGGCAGCCACACCTATTCGCTCATCAATGCTGCGGGCGAGCGCGTCTGGTGCAAGTTCCACTTCAAGTCGAAGCAGGGCATTCGGAATCTCACCGATCAGGAGTCCGCGGAGCTCATCGGCCGCGACCGCGAGAGCCATCAGCGCGATCTCTTCGAGGCGATCGAGGGCGGCGACTTCCCGAAGTGGCGCGTCTGCATTCAGGTGATGACGCAGGCGCAGGCGGATGGATTCCACTGGAATCCCTTCGACCTGACCAAGGTCTGGCCGCAGAAGGAGTTCCCGCTGATTGAGGTCGGCGAGATGGAACTCAACCGAAACCCGAAGAACTACTTCGCCGAGGTGGAGCAGGCGGCGTTCAAGCCATCGGCGCTCGTGCCCGGCATCGGGCCGAGCCCCGACAAGATGCTCCAGGCGCGGCTCATGTCCTACGCCGACACGCATCTCCATCGGCTTGGCGTCAACCATCATCAGATTCCGGTGAATGCGCCGCGCTGCCCGGTGATGAACTACATTCGCGATGGCGCACAGGCCAATGCCGCGAACTACGGCTCGGCGCCGAACTACTGGCCCAACAGCCACGCTTCGGCGCCGAAGCCCGAGCCGACCTTTGCCGACCCCGCGTGGAAACTCGGTGAGACGATCGTCGATCGCTTCGACAGCACGTTCGATCACGACGACTACACCCAGCCGGGCAATCTCTACCGGATGTTCGATTCGGCTCATCGCGATCGCCTTGCCGCTCGCATCGCCGGCGCGCTCGGGCAGGCCCGCATGGAGGTGCAGTTGCGTCAGCTCTGCCACTTCTTCCGTGCGGACGAGGATTACGGCAAGCGAGTCGCGGCCGCCCTTGGTGTCGACCTGTCGGCCCTCGGCTCGGTGCCGGAGGCGGCGCACGCCTGA
- a CDS encoding YifB family Mg chelatase-like AAA ATPase, producing MISRIQSFVLQGVDAQPCEIEVDFAGSGLPRTTIVGLPDTAVRESADRVRTALENTGFEWPRCRLTINLAPADLRKEGPVYDLPMAVGVLHGGGALDPPGVRGTKAPAARPDLDRFIFAGELALDGRLRPIKGAVSLALHARQRGLSLCLPMVNAREAVLVEGVHAYGCDSLREVIDFLRGESPLEPLPPVDVDAAVRSAEADVDFAEVRGQETAKRALLVAAAGGHNALMIGPAGAGKTMMARALPGILPPLTRDEVVEVTRLYSCVRAGAVAGAMVVRRPVRAPHHGASAVAVVGGGAIPRPGEVSLAHRGVLFLDEVPEFGRAVLESLREPLEDGHITIARAHGAIRFPAEVMLIAAMNPTARGHRARGEKGAMEQAKYMEKLSGPLIDRIDVHVEVLPVPFRELARSRPGRNSAALRAAVAEARARQASRQGPGLLNARLRGPALDRHAALPEAAQRLLGDAIDQLGLSARAHDRIRRVARSIADLAESDEVQIEHVAEAIQYRLLDRLGAPASVGASA from the coding sequence GTGATCAGTCGGATCCAGAGTTTCGTCCTTCAGGGGGTCGATGCCCAGCCCTGCGAGATCGAGGTCGATTTCGCGGGAAGCGGCCTGCCGCGCACCACCATCGTGGGATTGCCCGATACGGCGGTGCGCGAGTCGGCCGATCGGGTGCGGACGGCCCTTGAGAACACGGGATTCGAGTGGCCCCGCTGTCGGTTGACGATCAATCTCGCGCCGGCCGATCTCAGGAAGGAGGGCCCTGTCTACGACCTGCCGATGGCCGTCGGCGTGCTGCACGGCGGGGGCGCCCTCGATCCTCCAGGTGTGCGCGGGACGAAGGCGCCCGCGGCGCGGCCCGATCTCGATCGCTTCATCTTCGCAGGCGAACTCGCCCTCGATGGCCGACTGAGGCCAATCAAGGGTGCAGTCAGCCTCGCCCTTCATGCCCGGCAGCGAGGCCTCTCACTCTGCCTGCCCATGGTGAATGCGCGCGAGGCCGTGCTCGTCGAGGGGGTCCACGCGTATGGATGCGACTCGCTGCGCGAAGTGATCGACTTTCTCCGCGGAGAGAGCCCACTCGAGCCGCTTCCGCCGGTCGATGTCGATGCTGCCGTGCGCTCGGCGGAAGCGGATGTCGACTTCGCCGAGGTGCGAGGGCAGGAGACGGCCAAGCGGGCGCTGCTGGTCGCGGCCGCAGGTGGTCACAACGCGCTCATGATCGGTCCCGCCGGTGCTGGGAAGACGATGATGGCCCGCGCCCTTCCCGGAATTCTGCCGCCTCTCACGCGGGACGAGGTGGTCGAGGTGACGCGGCTCTACTCCTGCGTTCGCGCCGGTGCTGTGGCGGGCGCGATGGTGGTGCGTCGACCCGTGCGGGCACCGCACCATGGGGCGAGCGCCGTCGCCGTGGTCGGCGGTGGAGCGATTCCGCGGCCGGGCGAGGTGAGTCTCGCGCACCGGGGCGTTCTCTTTCTTGATGAAGTTCCCGAGTTCGGTCGGGCGGTGCTTGAGAGCCTTCGCGAGCCACTCGAAGATGGACACATCACCATCGCCCGCGCCCACGGCGCGATTCGCTTTCCCGCCGAGGTGATGCTGATTGCCGCGATGAACCCCACGGCGCGCGGTCACCGCGCCCGCGGCGAGAAGGGCGCGATGGAGCAGGCGAAGTACATGGAGAAGCTCTCGGGGCCCCTGATTGACCGAATCGATGTTCATGTCGAGGTGCTTCCGGTGCCCTTTCGTGAGTTGGCGCGATCGCGGCCGGGCAGGAACTCCGCTGCGCTGCGCGCGGCGGTGGCCGAGGCGCGGGCACGGCAGGCGAGCCGGCAGGGGCCGGGGCTCCTCAACGCCCGGCTGAGGGGACCTGCGCTTGACCGCCATGCCGCGCTACCCGAGGCGGCGCAGAGGCTTCTCGGCGATGCGATCGACCAACTCGGCCTGAGCGCGCGGGCGCATGACCGCATTCGCCGGGTTGCCCGAAGCATCGCCGACCTCGCGGAGAGCGATGAAGTGCAGATCGAGCATGTCGCGGAGGCGATCCAATATCGGCTGCTCGATCGACTCGGAGCCCCCGCGTCGGTCGGCGCGAGCGCCTGA
- a CDS encoding HAMP domain-containing histidine kinase, with protein MRRSRRTAWWIVYAIGSGAVLAGLGWISVQVARLEREEAMARAEVAQQETLRLALWRMDSWIAPILARESARTWFEYQSYYPETLALNRLGEPLAAGEVVVPSPLLLFRSELLPLHVQFTHRDGFTSPQLPSPEIVAQGLIGCVPLPPDPSMADRLRAFAMQHDGTLLLLQLEDTETRLMSAFELDGGDPRASGGHPVWPWGERAQSLTADAVRDFRARRDAASMAESAYRRTHGMPGNALTAQLFDSHPELLEVTGGMADIGPMVPLWLGSPPGQLLLARRVALGDRIWLQGAVVDWPVLRRELLERVRDLYPAPGAMLEPVAIGDAPGGGILASLPVRFVPPPSPAPVPVVGQGVAMGLAVVWALAISAIGATGLAMRATIRSALQTSRFASSVTHELRTPLTTFRLYAEMLADGMVDDPVRSREYLRTLRDESTRLGLLVENVLAWSRLEEGRGAAEARPVPAKALLDDAESVLRRRCEEAGAELVTRSTCDVQALADPSRVRQILFNLVDNACKYAGEHARVEVSAVARNGSVVLSVDDDGPGVPPELRERVFRAFDRGSLGPGDSVRGLGLGLSISLELANSLGGSLHCGESAIGGARFELALPRG; from the coding sequence ATGAGACGCAGTCGACGCACAGCCTGGTGGATCGTCTACGCGATCGGCAGCGGCGCGGTTCTGGCGGGCCTCGGGTGGATCTCCGTGCAGGTCGCGCGACTCGAACGCGAGGAGGCGATGGCCCGCGCCGAAGTCGCGCAGCAGGAGACGCTCCGACTGGCGCTATGGCGCATGGATTCATGGATCGCGCCGATTCTTGCGCGCGAGAGCGCACGCACCTGGTTCGAGTACCAGTCCTACTACCCGGAGACGCTCGCGCTCAATCGACTTGGCGAGCCGCTGGCCGCCGGTGAAGTGGTGGTGCCGAGTCCGCTGCTCCTCTTTCGCAGCGAGCTCCTGCCGCTGCATGTGCAATTCACCCATCGCGATGGCTTCACTTCGCCGCAGCTCCCGTCGCCTGAGATCGTGGCGCAGGGGCTGATCGGCTGCGTCCCGCTTCCGCCCGATCCATCGATGGCCGATCGCTTGCGCGCCTTCGCCATGCAGCATGATGGCACGCTTCTCCTTCTTCAGCTCGAAGACACCGAGACACGATTGATGTCGGCGTTCGAGCTGGATGGGGGCGATCCGCGTGCTTCCGGCGGGCATCCGGTGTGGCCCTGGGGCGAGCGGGCGCAGAGCCTGACGGCCGATGCCGTGCGTGACTTCCGGGCGAGGCGCGACGCGGCATCGATGGCGGAGTCGGCCTATCGACGCACCCACGGCATGCCGGGCAACGCGCTCACGGCGCAGCTCTTCGACTCGCACCCGGAGCTGCTCGAGGTGACCGGAGGCATGGCGGACATCGGACCCATGGTGCCGCTCTGGCTCGGCTCGCCGCCGGGGCAGTTGCTGCTCGCCCGACGGGTCGCCCTTGGCGATCGGATCTGGCTTCAGGGCGCGGTGGTCGATTGGCCCGTGCTGCGGAGGGAGCTTCTTGAGCGCGTGCGTGACCTCTATCCGGCGCCGGGCGCGATGCTCGAGCCCGTGGCGATCGGCGATGCTCCGGGCGGAGGGATTCTCGCGAGCCTTCCCGTTCGATTCGTCCCTCCACCGAGCCCTGCGCCGGTGCCCGTGGTGGGGCAGGGAGTCGCGATGGGACTGGCCGTCGTCTGGGCTCTCGCGATCAGTGCGATCGGCGCCACGGGACTCGCCATGCGAGCGACCATTCGTTCGGCGCTTCAGACCAGTCGCTTCGCATCCAGTGTGACCCATGAATTGCGGACGCCCCTGACTACCTTCCGTCTCTACGCGGAGATGCTTGCCGACGGGATGGTCGATGATCCGGTCCGGTCGCGCGAGTATCTGCGGACGCTGCGTGATGAGTCGACGCGCCTCGGCCTGCTGGTCGAGAATGTTCTGGCATGGTCGCGTCTCGAAGAGGGGAGAGGAGCCGCCGAGGCGCGCCCAGTACCGGCGAAGGCGCTGCTCGATGACGCCGAGTCGGTGCTGCGACGCCGCTGCGAGGAGGCGGGAGCCGAACTCGTGACTCGCAGCACCTGTGATGTCCAGGCGCTCGCCGATCCGTCGCGCGTGCGGCAGATTCTCTTCAACCTCGTCGACAACGCCTGCAAGTACGCGGGCGAGCATGCGAGGGTCGAGGTGAGCGCTGTCGCCCGCAACGGCAGCGTGGTGCTTTCCGTCGATGATGATGGTCCCGGGGTGCCACCGGAACTGCGCGAGCGCGTCTTCCGTGCGTTCGACCGAGGCTCTCTGGGGCCCGGCGATTCGGTGCGAGGTCTGGGACTCGGGCTTTCGATTTCGCTTGAACTCGCGAACAGCCTCGGCGGTTCGCTGCACTGCGGCGAAAGTGCGATCGGCGGCGCTCGATTCGAGCTGGCGCTGCCGCGCGGGTGA
- a CDS encoding glycosyltransferase, whose translation MASLRVLMLGWEFPPFITGGLGTACYGLTRAMSRMGMEVTFVLPKQIDPSYASHVRLISPGEPRPEDAAGFPTAAPFCVEPQPGAPEPPGGLHGIDRSASSGVTAEGRLSILGPLATPEPRRSESSVYGPGGLSSRLGSLIAASRHRRLLQHSLRAMDAETLERELALYEAVPEASAAPAFDSEADITPPPTRSDYEGDLIGQAERYARFCAKVSKTLDFDVIHAHDWLTYPAGLAVARLTGKPLVCHIHSTEFDRSGEHVNQPVYNIERRGMHGAVRVIAVSMLTKNLCVNRYGVSPDKIDVVYNGVDLDPRAVGIAGIEKGDRIVLYFGRITMQKGPEYFIQAAKKVLDVMDDVKFVVAGSGDQAQRMIEMAAALGIGSKVLFTGFLRGKDIQRVFSMADLYVMPSVSEPFGIAPLEAMSHRVPVLISRTSGVSEILVNALKCNFWDVSDMANKIVAVLRYPPLQNTLRDHGYFEVRGINWDGAARRCETIYRRALGAMNHAAH comes from the coding sequence GTGGCATCCCTGCGGGTGCTCATGCTCGGATGGGAGTTCCCGCCATTCATCACGGGTGGCCTGGGAACGGCGTGCTATGGGTTGACCCGCGCGATGTCGCGCATGGGGATGGAGGTCACCTTCGTCCTGCCCAAGCAGATCGATCCGAGCTACGCCTCGCATGTTCGGCTCATCTCGCCGGGCGAGCCTCGCCCCGAGGACGCCGCGGGATTCCCGACGGCCGCGCCCTTTTGCGTGGAGCCGCAACCCGGCGCACCGGAGCCGCCGGGAGGTCTCCATGGCATTGATCGCTCCGCGTCGAGCGGAGTGACGGCCGAGGGCCGGCTCTCCATCCTCGGTCCGCTGGCGACACCTGAGCCGCGCCGCTCGGAGTCTTCGGTCTACGGGCCGGGTGGACTCTCGTCGCGTCTGGGTTCGCTCATCGCCGCGTCAAGACACCGGCGCCTGCTCCAGCACTCGCTTCGGGCCATGGACGCCGAGACGCTCGAACGCGAACTGGCGCTTTACGAGGCCGTCCCCGAAGCCTCGGCGGCACCAGCCTTCGACTCCGAGGCGGACATCACCCCGCCTCCCACGCGCTCCGACTACGAGGGCGACCTCATCGGTCAGGCGGAGCGCTACGCGCGCTTCTGCGCCAAGGTCTCGAAGACCCTCGACTTCGATGTGATCCACGCCCACGATTGGCTCACCTATCCCGCGGGACTCGCGGTCGCGCGACTGACGGGCAAACCGCTCGTCTGTCATATTCACAGCACCGAGTTCGACCGCTCCGGCGAGCATGTCAATCAGCCCGTCTACAACATCGAACGGCGGGGCATGCACGGCGCGGTGCGCGTCATCGCGGTGAGCATGCTCACCAAGAACCTCTGCGTGAACCGCTACGGCGTCTCACCGGACAAGATCGATGTCGTCTACAACGGCGTCGACCTCGATCCCCGCGCGGTCGGCATCGCAGGCATCGAGAAGGGCGATCGAATCGTCCTCTACTTCGGCCGCATCACCATGCAGAAGGGCCCGGAGTACTTCATTCAGGCGGCCAAGAAGGTGCTCGATGTCATGGACGATGTGAAGTTCGTCGTCGCCGGATCGGGCGATCAGGCGCAGCGCATGATCGAGATGGCCGCCGCGCTCGGCATCGGCTCCAAGGTGCTCTTCACGGGATTCCTGCGCGGCAAGGACATTCAGCGCGTCTTCAGCATGGCCGACCTCTATGTCATGCCGAGCGTGAGTGAACCCTTCGGCATCGCCCCCCTCGAGGCGATGAGCCATCGCGTGCCCGTGCTGATCAGCCGCACGAGCGGCGTGAGCGAGATCCTCGTGAATGCCCTCAAGTGCAATTTCTGGGATGTCAGCGACATGGCGAACAAGATCGTCGCCGTGCTGCGCTATCCGCCCCTTCAGAACACGCTCCGAGACCATGGCTACTTCGAGGTGCGCGGCATCAACTGGGATGGCGCAGCCCGGCGCTGCGAGACGATCTATCGCCGAGCCCTCGGTGCGATGAATCACGCGGCGCATTGA
- the iscU gene encoding Fe-S cluster assembly scaffold IscU produces MAYSDKVIDHYNNPRNVGSFGSSKDVATRKDVGVGIVGAPECGDVMQLQIKVSDKGVIEDAKFKCFGCGSAIASSSLATEWIKGKQVDEALAIKNTQIVEELSLPPVKIHCSVLAEDSIRTAIADWKKKNGVAEAKKPQAANTH; encoded by the coding sequence ATGGCCTACAGCGACAAGGTCATCGACCACTACAACAACCCGCGGAATGTCGGCAGTTTCGGCTCCAGCAAGGATGTGGCGACGCGCAAGGATGTCGGCGTCGGAATCGTCGGCGCCCCCGAGTGCGGCGATGTCATGCAGCTCCAGATCAAGGTAAGCGACAAGGGCGTCATCGAGGACGCCAAGTTCAAGTGCTTCGGCTGCGGCTCGGCGATTGCGTCGAGCTCCCTCGCCACCGAGTGGATCAAGGGCAAGCAGGTTGACGAGGCGCTCGCGATCAAGAACACGCAGATTGTCGAAGAGCTGAGCCTTCCGCCGGTCAAGATCCACTGCTCGGTGCTCGCCGAGGATTCGATCCGAACTGCCATCGCCGACTGGAAGAAGAAGAATGGCGTCGCCGAGGCGAAGAAGCCGCAGGCCGCGAACACGCACTGA
- a CDS encoding proline dehydrogenase family protein, whose protein sequence is MGLFSKRKSRATVAPAPPSSGSASSGSSSFGADSSDGRGGRALDDQDGPSGSSSSPVSRRGPARLVESEESAFTSELLKVGREMLDRARANRSGFLSAAFWSDKLMDWSMKDQAFKVQLFRFVDAFPMLRTPEQIHDHLVDSMSQPGVNPPPGFDLGLKAGGLLKGIAARTISSQITGMAGKFIAGTDAASALPKLKAIRKDGLAFSVDLLGEACVSDEEARAYQAKYLDLIEHLPKEVARWPANERLDRDHLGEIPRTNVSIKISSLHARTDPIDTEGSIRGLMEGLAPILKAARTHGVFVNFDMEQASLKDLTLELFMRCCEAVDFQAGLAMQAYLRSGDDDAERIIEWSKRSGRQVTVRLVKGAYWDYETIHAEQQGWPIPVWSRKHETDACFERMAEAILAQTPRSAGAGGVKLALGSHNARSIAAALALLQRFDLPRSALELQMLHGMADQLKAAAVELDLRVREYVPVGEMIPGMAYLVRRLLENTSNESWLRAGFMDNASPEELLRSPHRQRAAPAHPRATPKEHHALSPAEPGIGDERPFFTEAVRDFSKRDQRDAFAAAIARTKVPKVANDTTVEQAKAAMATLHGAFPKWRDTPYRERAAILTRTAAAMRARRDELAGVMIREAGKTWREADADVCEAIDFCEYYARLGAKLFRRERLGRFVGELDEVIHEPRGVCTVISPWNFPLAICTGMTVAALVCGNTVAVKPAEQTPGIARLMCELLWAAGAPREVLAFLPGAGETVGAALVRDPRTAIIAFTGSKAVGLDILRVAGDTSPEQHHVKRVVCEMGGKNAIIVDASADLDEAVLGVRQSAFGFSGQKCSACSRVIVVDSAHDHFLHRLIESTKCLSVGDPMLPGTDVGPVIDAEAAERIRRFIELGAREGKLEVELPVPAGVAESVGKPFVGPTIISGIRPEHRLAHEEIFGPVLAVMRVRDFDEALQVAQGTIYRLTGGVYTRKPSHLERAKREFRVGNLYLNRGITGALVGRHPFGGGGMSGVGTKAGGADYLLHFVEPRAMCENTMRRGFAPGLE, encoded by the coding sequence ATGGGTCTCTTCTCCAAGCGCAAGTCGCGCGCCACCGTCGCTCCCGCGCCACCCTCATCCGGATCCGCCTCGTCAGGATCCTCCTCGTTCGGCGCCGACTCATCCGACGGGCGTGGCGGGCGGGCCCTTGATGATCAGGACGGCCCATCGGGATCTTCGTCATCGCCCGTCTCGCGCCGGGGTCCGGCGCGCCTGGTCGAGAGTGAAGAGTCCGCCTTCACCAGCGAACTGCTCAAGGTCGGGCGAGAGATGCTCGACAGGGCTCGCGCGAATCGAAGCGGCTTCCTCAGCGCTGCGTTCTGGTCGGACAAGCTGATGGACTGGTCCATGAAGGATCAGGCCTTCAAGGTGCAACTCTTCCGCTTCGTTGATGCGTTCCCGATGCTGCGGACGCCGGAGCAGATTCACGATCACCTGGTCGACTCGATGAGTCAGCCGGGAGTGAATCCGCCGCCGGGCTTCGACCTCGGACTCAAGGCGGGCGGGCTTCTCAAGGGCATCGCGGCGCGAACAATCTCCTCCCAGATCACGGGCATGGCCGGGAAGTTCATCGCCGGCACCGACGCGGCGAGCGCGCTGCCGAAACTGAAGGCGATCCGCAAGGACGGCCTCGCCTTCAGCGTCGATCTGCTCGGAGAGGCGTGCGTCAGCGACGAGGAGGCCCGTGCGTATCAGGCGAAGTACCTCGATCTGATCGAGCATCTGCCGAAGGAAGTCGCCCGATGGCCCGCGAACGAGCGCCTCGATCGCGATCACCTCGGTGAGATTCCCCGCACCAATGTGAGCATCAAGATCAGCTCGCTCCACGCCCGGACCGACCCGATCGACACGGAGGGTTCGATCCGCGGGCTCATGGAGGGCCTCGCCCCGATTCTGAAGGCGGCTCGCACGCATGGCGTCTTCGTCAACTTCGACATGGAGCAGGCGTCACTCAAGGACCTGACGCTCGAGCTCTTCATGCGCTGCTGCGAAGCGGTGGACTTCCAAGCCGGTCTCGCGATGCAGGCCTATCTCCGCAGCGGCGACGACGACGCCGAAAGGATCATCGAGTGGTCGAAGCGCTCCGGTCGCCAGGTGACCGTGCGCCTGGTGAAAGGCGCTTACTGGGACTACGAGACGATCCATGCGGAACAGCAGGGTTGGCCCATTCCGGTCTGGAGCCGCAAGCATGAGACCGACGCCTGCTTCGAGCGCATGGCGGAGGCCATTCTCGCGCAGACTCCGCGCAGTGCGGGCGCCGGCGGCGTGAAGCTGGCGCTCGGCTCCCACAATGCGCGGAGCATCGCCGCCGCGCTCGCGTTGCTCCAGCGCTTCGATCTGCCGCGATCGGCGCTCGAACTCCAGATGCTCCACGGCATGGCCGACCAACTCAAGGCGGCGGCGGTCGAGCTCGACCTTCGTGTCCGCGAGTATGTGCCCGTCGGCGAGATGATTCCGGGCATGGCCTATCTCGTGCGACGGCTCCTTGAGAACACGAGCAACGAGAGCTGGCTCCGCGCGGGCTTCATGGACAACGCCTCTCCGGAGGAGCTGCTTCGCTCGCCGCATCGGCAGCGCGCTGCACCGGCGCATCCCCGCGCCACGCCGAAGGAGCACCATGCGCTCTCCCCCGCCGAACCGGGCATTGGCGACGAGCGGCCGTTCTTCACCGAGGCGGTCCGCGACTTCTCGAAGCGCGATCAGCGCGACGCATTCGCCGCCGCGATTGCCCGGACCAAGGTGCCGAAGGTGGCCAATGACACCACCGTGGAGCAGGCGAAGGCGGCGATGGCCACACTGCACGGGGCCTTTCCGAAGTGGCGCGACACGCCGTACAGGGAGCGAGCCGCGATCCTGACGCGCACCGCCGCAGCGATGCGGGCGCGGCGTGATGAACTCGCCGGCGTCATGATCCGTGAGGCGGGCAAGACCTGGCGCGAGGCCGACGCCGATGTCTGCGAGGCGATTGACTTCTGCGAGTACTACGCGCGGCTCGGGGCGAAGCTCTTCCGTCGGGAGCGTCTCGGACGATTCGTGGGTGAGCTTGATGAAGTGATTCACGAACCGCGCGGCGTCTGCACGGTCATCAGTCCGTGGAACTTCCCGCTGGCGATTTGCACCGGCATGACCGTGGCAGCCCTCGTCTGCGGCAACACGGTGGCGGTGAAGCCCGCCGAGCAGACACCCGGCATTGCTCGCCTGATGTGCGAGTTGCTCTGGGCCGCCGGCGCGCCGCGCGAGGTGCTCGCATTCCTGCCCGGTGCGGGCGAGACCGTCGGCGCCGCGCTCGTGCGGGACCCGCGAACGGCGATCATCGCCTTCACGGGCTCGAAGGCGGTCGGCCTCGACATCCTGCGGGTCGCGGGCGATACCTCGCCGGAGCAGCATCATGTGAAGCGCGTCGTCTGCGAAATGGGTGGCAAAAACGCCATCATCGTCGACGCGAGCGCCGATCTCGACGAGGCTGTCCTCGGCGTGCGTCAGAGCGCCTTCGGCTTCTCCGGACAGAAGTGTTCCGCATGCAGCCGTGTGATCGTCGTTGACTCGGCGCATGATCACTTCCTGCATCGACTCATCGAGTCGACCAAGTGCCTCTCGGTCGGCGACCCGATGCTGCCGGGCACCGATGTGGGCCCGGTCATCGACGCGGAGGCTGCGGAGCGCATTCGGCGCTTCATCGAACTCGGCGCCCGCGAGGGCAAGCTCGAAGTTGAACTCCCCGTGCCTGCTGGAGTCGCCGAGTCGGTCGGCAAGCCATTCGTGGGGCCCACGATCATCAGCGGCATTCGCCCCGAGCATCGCCTCGCCCATGAGGAGATCTTCGGCCCGGTGCTCGCGGTCATGCGCGTGCGTGATTTCGACGAGGCGTTGCAGGTGGCGCAAGGCACCATCTATCGACTCACCGGCGGCGTCTACACGCGCAAGCCGTCGCATCTCGAACGAGCCAAGCGCGAGTTCCGGGTCGGCAACCTCTACCTGAATCGGGGAATCACGGGCGCTCTCGTCGGTCGCCATCCCTTCGGTGGTGGCGGCATGAGCGGCGTGGGCACCAAGGCTGGCGGTGCCGACTACCTGCTTCACTTCGTCGAGCCCCGCGCGATGTGCGAGAACACGATGCGCCGCGGTTTCGCCCCCGGCCTCGAGTAG